The following proteins come from a genomic window of Nicotiana tomentosiformis chromosome 12, ASM39032v3, whole genome shotgun sequence:
- the LOC138902681 gene encoding uncharacterized protein, producing MHKTLRVMRDTETEEVELASYFLKGVAYSWFEMWEDSRKEGSPPIRWTEFADAFIDHFLPAKTKAARAAEIESLKQRSMSVWVYHMRFACLSKYAIYMLPTIEARVRRFMQGLSPLVINEATTSTLNSDMNYGKMVTFAQAMETLKLMNRMVRESSNKARSAGNISGTSDGDGGRSAFRGGSLGPSQSFTQSSVSVQPLGPGQQQGSCFRPNQGKRGSYQHGRPGRRFKKQRRPPCPRCEKMHFGTYFMEKPIC from the coding sequence ATGCACAAgaccctccgagttatgcgtgatACTGAGACGGAGgaagtggagttggcctcctacttcctgaaaggggtggcctattcttggtttgagatgtgggaggactccCGCAAGGAAGGGAGCCCTCCGATAAGGTGGACtgagtttgccgatgctttcattgatcatttcttgcctgccaagactaaggcagcccgtgccgccGAGATTGAGAGCCTGAAACAAAGGAGCATGAGTGTGTGGGTgtatcatatgagattcgcgtgcCTGTCTAAATATGCCATCTATATGTTGCCCACTATAGAGGCTAGAGTACGCCGGTttatgcagggccttagccccttggttattaatgaggccactacatctaccttgaattctgatatgaactatggtaagatggtgacATTTGCTCAAGCCATGGAGACCCTCAAACTGATGAATAGAATGGTGCGAGAGAGTAGCAATAAGGCCCGGTCAGCAGGAAACATCAGTGGTACTTCTGACGGTGATGGTGGCAGGTCTGCGTTTAGGGGAGGGTCgttagggccatcccagtctttcaCTCAGTCTTCAGTCAGTGTGCAACCATTGGGGCCTGGTCAGCAGCAGGGGAGCTGTTTTAGGCCCAACCAGGGCAAAAGGGGATCCTACCAACATGGTCGGCCTGGTAGGAGATTTAAgaagcagcggaggcccccatgccctagatGTGAAAAGATGCACTTTGGGACCTACTTTATGGAGAAGCCGATATGCTAG